Proteins from a genomic interval of Tenacibaculum sp. SZ-18:
- a CDS encoding PhnA domain-containing protein, whose amino-acid sequence MSLLQELQDRSGNQCELCASTKSLSIYEVPPISTRGVDRSILACEECVEQINNPETVDSNHWRCLNDSMWSEFSAVKVVAWRMLHRLKKDGWSQDLLDMMYLKPEELNFAQATGDHLDESERILHRDSNGAILQAGDNVVLIKDLKVKGSSMVCKQGTAVRRISLDQENAEYIEGKVDGQNIVIVTKYVKKL is encoded by the coding sequence ATGAGTTTATTACAAGAATTACAAGATAGAAGTGGAAATCAATGTGAGTTATGTGCTTCAACAAAGAGTTTAAGTATTTATGAAGTCCCTCCTATTTCTACACGCGGTGTTGACAGAAGTATTTTAGCTTGCGAAGAATGTGTCGAACAAATTAATAATCCAGAAACTGTAGATTCGAATCATTGGAGATGTTTGAATGATAGTATGTGGAGTGAATTTTCTGCGGTAAAAGTTGTTGCTTGGAGAATGTTACATCGATTAAAAAAAGATGGTTGGTCGCAAGATCTTTTAGATATGATGTATTTGAAACCTGAGGAATTAAATTTCGCTCAAGCCACAGGAGACCATCTAGATGAAAGTGAAAGGATACTTCATAGAGATAGTAACGGAGCTATTTTACAAGCTGGAGACAATGTTGTTCTTATAAAGGATTTAAAAGTAAAAGGATCGAGTATGGTTTGTAAACAAGGAACAGCTGTAAGGCGAATTTCTTTAGATCAAGAAAATGCTGAATATATAGAAGGAAAAGTAGACGGACAGAACATTGTTATTGTTACGAAATACGTAAAAAAACTTTAG
- a CDS encoding nuclear transport factor 2 family protein — protein MKKLILSLIVIFISCAASNEERDKKEILALMKNQESDWSRHDLDGFMLGYWKSDSLKFQGRKGITYGWKQTLENYKKGYPHKEDTGKLKFKIRSISRIESNSYYVMGEYHLTREIGNADGIFMIIFKKIKGEWKIIADTSC, from the coding sequence ATGAAAAAACTAATATTATCCCTTATCGTAATCTTTATATCGTGCGCTGCATCCAATGAAGAACGAGATAAAAAAGAAATCTTAGCTTTAATGAAAAACCAGGAATCAGACTGGTCGCGACATGATTTAGATGGTTTTATGCTTGGATATTGGAAATCAGACTCGCTAAAATTTCAAGGAAGAAAAGGTATTACCTATGGTTGGAAACAGACCTTAGAAAACTACAAAAAGGGTTATCCACATAAAGAAGATACAGGAAAGTTAAAATTTAAAATTAGATCAATCTCTAGAATTGAAAGCAACAGTTATTATGTAATGGGGGAATATCACCTAACTCGTGAAATTGGAAATGCTGATGGAATTTTTATGATTATTTTTAAGAAAATTAAAGGTGAATGGAAAATTATTGCTGATACTTCCTGTTAA
- a CDS encoding GNAT family N-acetyltransferase, with translation MKLENDRLIIKDVEPEEASFYFELFNDPDWLKYINDKGLKTVEATKKYLIDILEKNGKLNGLGFFTIFSKELNEPVGMSSALQREKLDFIDLGYALLPKGRGKGYASEATLLMMDYIKDTFKQEKVYAFTLPENEKSKRLLEKLGYTYIGKQSVFEGEEDCVYEFIF, from the coding sequence ATGAAATTAGAAAATGACCGATTAATTATTAAAGATGTTGAACCAGAAGAGGCTTCTTTTTATTTTGAATTATTTAACGATCCTGATTGGTTGAAATATATTAATGATAAAGGTTTAAAAACAGTAGAAGCTACAAAGAAGTACTTGATTGATATATTGGAGAAAAATGGGAAGTTAAATGGGTTAGGCTTTTTTACAATCTTCTCAAAGGAATTAAATGAACCAGTAGGTATGTCTTCGGCTTTACAAAGAGAAAAATTAGATTTTATTGATTTGGGTTACGCATTGTTACCGAAAGGAAGAGGGAAAGGTTATGCAAGTGAAGCTACGTTATTAATGATGGATTATATCAAAGATACTTTCAAACAAGAAAAAGTATACGCTTTTACTTTACCAGAAAACGAAAAGTCTAAACGTTTATTGGAAAAATTAGGATATACATATATCGGTAAGCAAAGTGTCTTTGAAGGAGAAGAGGATTGTGTTTACGAATTTATTTTTTAG
- the gloA2 gene encoding SMU1112c/YaeR family gloxylase I-like metalloprotein: protein MKIEKLHHIAIICSNYEMSKRFYTKVLGFEIKQEVYRKERDSYKLDLSLNGMYLIELFSFPNPPKRASFPEASGLRHVAFGVKNLKSWKDYLESSNVSCQEIRIDEFTGKQFFFFNDPDDLPIELYEI from the coding sequence ATGAAAATTGAAAAGCTACATCATATTGCAATAATTTGTTCTAATTATGAAATGTCAAAACGATTTTATACAAAGGTTTTAGGTTTTGAGATAAAACAGGAAGTTTATAGAAAAGAAAGAGATTCTTATAAACTAGATTTAAGTTTAAATGGAATGTATTTGATAGAGTTGTTTTCATTTCCAAATCCTCCAAAAAGAGCTTCATTTCCTGAAGCATCAGGATTACGTCATGTTGCTTTCGGAGTTAAAAATTTAAAATCTTGGAAGGATTACTTAGAGTCTAGTAATGTGAGTTGTCAAGAAATTAGAATTGATGAATTTACAGGAAAACAATTTTTCTTTTTCAATGATCCCGATGATTTACCAATTGAGCTTTATGAAATTTGA
- a CDS encoding c-type cytochrome, protein MNISANTVLGSIISLVLLFMIFWMVSIQTKYEYPDVTDKVVEAGNMQLSVKRGKDLFQKEDCYSCHKPDKKDGFIPVVTGKISREWLFRFIRDEKSLVEGKDPDVLQLKEEFNWVNGKHDKKHLTDQELNDILNYLDSF, encoded by the coding sequence ATGAATATATCTGCAAATACCGTATTAGGAAGTATAATCTCTTTAGTTTTATTATTTATGATTTTCTGGATGGTAAGCATTCAAACGAAATATGAATATCCCGATGTCACTGATAAAGTTGTAGAAGCGGGAAATATGCAACTGTCAGTTAAAAGAGGAAAAGATTTATTTCAGAAAGAAGATTGCTATAGCTGTCATAAACCAGATAAAAAAGATGGATTTATACCTGTAGTAACTGGTAAAATCTCTAGAGAATGGTTATTCAGATTCATAAGGGATGAAAAATCTCTGGTAGAAGGAAAAGATCCAGATGTTTTACAATTAAAAGAAGAGTTTAATTGGGTAAACGGAAAACATGATAAGAAACATTTGACAGACCAAGAACTAAATGATATTTTGAATTATTTGGATAGTTTTTGA
- a CDS encoding c-type cytochrome, whose amino-acid sequence MKISANTIFGTIISVIMLFMIFWMVSIQIKNDYPTVNNKVVEPKAMEFSIERGRVIFLNEGCYRCHKPDKKDGFIPVVTGKISREWLFKFIRDEKSLVEVQDPDVLQLKEVFNWANGEHNREALTDQELTDILNYLESFI is encoded by the coding sequence ATGAAAATCTCTGCGAATACAATTTTTGGAACTATAATCTCAGTAATTATGTTATTCATGATTTTTTGGATGGTAAGTATTCAAATAAAGAATGATTATCCTACTGTTAATAATAAAGTTGTAGAACCTAAAGCTATGGAGTTTTCAATTGAAAGAGGGAGGGTTATATTTTTGAATGAAGGTTGCTATCGTTGTCATAAACCAGATAAAAAAGATGGATTTATACCTGTAGTAACTGGTAAAATCTCTAGAGAATGGTTATTCAAATTCATAAGGGATGAAAAATCTCTGGTAGAAGTACAAGATCCAGATGTTTTACAATTAAAAGAAGTGTTTAATTGGGCTAATGGAGAGCACAATAGGGAGGCTTTGACCGATCAAGAATTAACCGATATTTTGAATTATTTAGAAAGCTTCATTTAA
- the rimM gene encoding ribosome maturation factor RimM (Essential for efficient processing of 16S rRNA) has protein sequence MQTKDCFYLGKIVKKHSFKGEVIIKLDTDEPHLYKNLESVFVELGNNLIPFFIEKSSLSKSTMFRVKFEGVDTEADAEAILRSGIYLPLTLLPKLSGNKFYYHEVIGFTVKDVNFGEVGKITNINDSAAQPLFEIDRDGIELFIPMIDDFIKKVDREDKTIEVETPEGLIDLYIN, from the coding sequence ATGCAAACTAAAGATTGTTTTTATTTAGGCAAAATCGTCAAAAAACACAGTTTTAAAGGCGAAGTAATTATTAAGTTAGATACTGACGAGCCTCATCTGTACAAAAATTTGGAATCAGTATTTGTCGAACTAGGCAATAATCTGATTCCTTTTTTTATTGAAAAATCTTCATTGAGTAAAAGCACCATGTTTCGAGTGAAATTCGAAGGTGTTGATACAGAAGCTGATGCCGAAGCAATTTTACGATCTGGTATTTACTTACCTCTTACCCTACTACCAAAACTTTCTGGAAATAAATTCTATTATCATGAAGTAATTGGTTTTACCGTAAAGGATGTAAACTTTGGTGAAGTAGGAAAAATCACCAACATAAACGATTCTGCTGCTCAACCTTTATTTGAAATTGATAGGGATGGAATTGAATTATTCATTCCAATGATTGATGATTTCATTAAAAAAGTAGATAGAGAAGATAAAACTATTGAAGTAGAAACTCCAGAAGGACTGATTGATTTATACATCAATTAA